In one Armatimonadota bacterium genomic region, the following are encoded:
- a CDS encoding SRPBCC domain-containing protein: protein MVVTLKPDFEINDQSCRDSTGKTLGEWFAWIESECGGQGRRDTVQAIYNATGRGPNMWWPTTLWVEYEAHKGIVKKDGTAEGYTICSTKTIGASVGDLYHAMVGAASEGEPYSDDGGNSGMWLRLRPGKDLRLSWQTAGVDTPTLVDCTFVDKGKGKTLVTLTHSKIQTRAEADGLRNAWADFFDRLKAQAEG from the coding sequence GTGGTTGTCACCCTCAAGCCAGATTTCGAGATCAACGACCAATCGTGCCGCGACAGCACGGGTAAGACACTTGGCGAATGGTTCGCTTGGATCGAATCCGAATGCGGGGGGCAGGGCCGGCGGGATACGGTCCAGGCTATCTACAACGCCACCGGTCGCGGCCCAAACATGTGGTGGCCAACAACGTTGTGGGTCGAGTACGAAGCCCACAAGGGGATCGTCAAAAAGGACGGCACAGCTGAGGGGTACACCATCTGTTCGACCAAAACCATCGGGGCATCCGTCGGCGACCTTTACCACGCCATGGTGGGGGCGGCTTCGGAAGGGGAACCATATTCCGATGACGGCGGCAACTCGGGTATGTGGTTGCGGCTCCGGCCAGGAAAAGACCTTCGATTATCGTGGCAGACCGCGGGCGTCGATACCCCGACTCTGGTCGATTGCACCTTTGTGGACAAGGGCAAAGGCAAAACATTGGTGACCCTGACCCATTCCAAAATCCAAACTCGGGCAGAAGCGGATGGCCTCCGCAATGCCTGGGCGGACTTTTTTGACCGCCTTAAAGCGCAGGCCGAGGGCTAA